GATCACGTACATCACCTTGTAAGAATTTATCTGCAATAGTCCTTCGGTATTGTACATTGTTCCAAGCATAGTAAACTAACGATATCAAGTTTGCCTTTCTAGCCCATGACCTACAGTCAGAAGTGTAAGCCATATCACTGTCGGCATGTTCAAACTTTGTCAAACcacaaaataaacaaagtcCTTGAAATCGAATACGTAGTTTACATTCTCGCAAGTTGTGGTCGGCCTTGCCACATTTATAACAAGTAGATAAGCGTACGGGGCATGCTTTCCCGGTATGAGCACGAATTTCTGTGTCTGGGTTACCAAGAGTGCAACTTAGACATTCATCTTTATACACTCGAAAGAATCGCTCGAGTTGTGCTGAAATGTCAGTTGAGTCTACCCATTGTTTTTTGACGGCTTGCACACGACTTTTATACTCGGCGAAATGAATGGTACGAGAATCAACATCACCATCACCATCACCATCACCAATACCAATACCAATACCAACAATACCACTCATACCTCCAACACTACCATGAACACGATTCATGTCATGGTTGACGCCCTGTTGTACATTGTTCAAATGTTCATCGTATGTGCGTTTATGACCACGACGATGGCTGAGCGACATGTCTTCCAAACCATACTTTAGATTCGTATTAGCATTGCCAAAGCTTTTCTTCCATGTTGGCGATACAGACGAAGGGAACAAAGTGATTTCCGATAATTCCGACAAAGACACTGGCGTAGTACTAGTAGTGTTAGTGTTCATAGCACTCATACCACTGCTATTCCCTGGCTGTGGTGGGGGGGAAGACGAAAACGATGCATTATAACGCGAATGTGTTGCAATGGCTGGTTTCGGTGTTTCTGGCAATGTCGGTTTCACTCCATACATCGTAGACACAGTTGATTCTTCACCAAGTAACGAATCTGAGCATCTTGAGCAGTAAACACAGTTAGCAAACGATGCACAACATACACATTCGCCATCCATTTCACTTGCGAGAAACGATCGAACACACATCgtattatcattaagaaagtttttcatCGAATCCTCTACGTAGCTCGACCATGTAGAATCATATTTCTCGTAAAACAATGCTGCAATCGCATACTTGCCATCTCTTCCAGCTCGACCTGTCTCCTGTACATAATCCATAGATGAAGCTGGTAATCCATAGTGTACTACTAAACGCACTCCCATATAGTTGATACCGAGTCCGAATGCCTTGGTAGCGATCATGATTCGTGTCTTCCCATTTGCATTTCGAAACGCGTCAAAGTTCATTTGTCGTTCTTCGTCGCTTACATCTCCTGTGTAAATGGTTACATGGGTGTGAGCGAACAAGTCCGACTGGTGAAGACGACGATGAATGTATTCGACATCCTTTTTGGTTCGACAAAAGATGATAGCACGTCCATCACCTTCAAAGACCTTTGTTCGTTTCATCAACGTTCGCAAGTCCAACAAAAACTCGGTATTATCATAGGGATgcaaaaagtaaaagatgTTTTCCCGTGCAGTAGACGTTTCTCGTAAAACGTAAAAGTTTGTACAAAACGTTTGTCTGGCAACCATCTCTAGTTGCCTGGGAAAGGTGGCACTCAACAAGTGCAATGGTGCATACAAGCCAGACAACCGCGATGCTCTCGACAAAGCCGTTCTCCATGCTCCACTGGTGAGTAACAAATGTGCTTCATCAATTACCACTCGTGCCAAACGACCAAGTGTTGCcaaactttcaaaaaaccGAAGACCACTGTTGGTTAATGCTGACTCGTATGTCAAGATAAACAAATCGGGAAGTTGCGTCTCTAAAGTCAATCGTACATCTTTGAATGCGGTCCAATTCCCCGAACAAACAAGCAGTCCCTTTTCATTCACTCTGAGCATCATATCTTGCCGTAACGACATCATGGGCACTAGAACCAGCGTGACCATATTCATCACCTTTCCTGGggtttgtctttttttttcgatgAGCGCCGGTATCAAAAACGACAAAGACTTTCCACCTCCAGTTGGGAGTACGGTAATCAAATTCATACGatttaaaagagaaaaataaaccGATTGAAATTGTTTCAGCGAACGGAATTTCGCTTCGAGACCATAATATTGAGACAATGCCCAACAACAATGTTGAACAGAAGTTTGAGATGGTTGAAGAAGTCCTGGGCGGTAGTGAAATGCGGTGGGCGCGGTGGGCGTAGTGGCCAATTGGTCTTGTAAGTCATGAGAGTCTTGATTTACAACGGGCTGTGTCATTTCAGCCTTTACCTCGTCCTTGTTCTTCTCCTCATTTGTCTTGTCCTTTTCCTTGTCCCCCTCCACCATTTGTTCACCTACCAACCTTGCCAGCTTCTCATTCAGCGCTTCCTCCAATTGATCAACTCGCTTGATGAATGGGTGCTTTGTTTCCACCAACAGTCCATGGGTCGGGTTATCTCGAATCTGTAATAGTTCCTGCCACTTATAGCTTGCACGAAAAAAGTTGGCGAAATAATCCGACGGCAGATAATGCAAGTTGTCCATAGTGCGCCCATAGATGTAGAGCGCTGTGTTTCGTGTATGTCCAGCCTGTAAATCGAAATATGATTCCCTCGTCATTTCTTCCTCgatgtttttttctttaaaatagtGAGCAATGTGCCTGTAGTTTCGAAATCCCAACGGTTTTTGAATGCATTGGTAGGTGGcctttggaaaaattcGATACGGTAAATCTCTTTGCAATCGTTCGCCAGCAATCACAAACATGAAATCCAAGTATACAGCTACTTTCGACCTATCAGCGGTTGTCACATACTTCATCAATGCTTCCAATGGTCGAACCAAAACATAGTACCGAAGTGCTAAAATGGAAAGCGGCTCAGAAAGAAACCTGGGGATTGGCTTTTCAGCAAACTTCATATTACGAGTCTTATCGTATCTGCTGTAAATCATCAGCCTTCCAAACATCAAATACAATTCGCGAGTCTTATACTTGCCATTCCGCAAAGTCCAATACACCATCTCTTGTGCTCTGGCTGGTTGTCCAGCAGATATGTACACTAGACAAAACAATAACTCATTGAAGATAGATGCCTTTGTCtcatactttttaatagcaGATTTAGACCAATGTAATTTGAGAAACACATCATTGTCATTATCATTAGAGTTGTCGTTGTAGTGGTTGCTATAGTTGTCGCACTCATTTCTTTGCTGATCACTTACTCCACCAAACAACTTTGTCAGATCCTTCTTAGACATCGATGGGAAAAACCGATGACAAAGTTCACTGTTCTTAAGTATTGTTCGTAACAGCACACTATGAGATGAACGTATCTCTATCGACTCtttaaagaatgaatatCCCAATTTACTATTGTTTATGTCATCTCCAATTGACCTTAGTAACGAAATGGGTAATAGTTTTTCCACATTCATATCAAAACATAGCTCTTTTAACAAGTCCTGAACTTTGGCAAACATCCCCTCATACAGAGCTGTCAGCTCACTCAAGTCCAATCGCACCATGTTATTGAATGCATCTCCAATGCACGGGTACATAGAATTACTTCGTGGCTGAAACAATACGGTACTTGGGCTTAGTCCTTGCAGTGTATTTGCATACCCTTCCGTTCGAATGATATCCCTAACGACTTTTTGGGTTTCGTAAAGAACATCatataaatttctttgaccAAGCGTGATAAAGCAAAACACATGAGCATAAGCAATAGAACCAGCGGTTTGAAACGATGGAATGGACAACAAGtcgatttgtttttcatcgATCAATCGTTGTAACTCACATGCTGCTACAAGACGACACGTGTATATTAGGGGTGCAAAGCAGGCAGAGATTTCATAGGCATATTTTGAAGTACCATCTTTATGCAAAGACATGCATGCAAGAAACTCCATGATTTCCAAGTCTTGaacatttttagaaaaatcgTATTGTTGCAGAAAAGCCAATTTTAATGCCTCGTGCAGTTCCAAGTATGCCAGCTTATCATCATCGTCAGTATTGGTGTTGTTATTGTTATTGTTATTGTTACTGTCTCTGTCATTGTCATTGTCATTGTCATTGTCGTCTTCAGCACTATCAAAGTTGGCGACGTTGCTGATGTTACTGCTGCTGTTACTGCCACCTTCTTTTCTCTCCACTGTTGCTCCACACATTGCTTCCAAGTGTCTTCTTATCCCCGAGTCCGCTGATGGACGACGTAACAGAAATATTAGGTATAGTGCTGCACTTTGAGCATATCTCACAACTGTATCCTTTTGCTCTAAGCGACAAAGTCCTCGCTCTTGTGCACTATAGCTTCCTCCTTGAGTAAACATTCGTCTCATGCCCATGGTCATTCCACTTAGATGACGGAATCCTCGATAGTAATAACGAATCAACTGGTTTACAATGGTATCCAAAGTTACAATTCCATTCGTATATTCGAATCGAACCAGCTGATCCCAATTTTCTCCAAGTTTTTTCACAATTGCCGTCCAATTGAATTGttgatttaaaagatttttctCTCGTGCATTGACAAtctcttcctcttcctcttcatcgttatctttttcatcatcttcaAGAATAGTGTTAGTGTTGTTGTCTGTTGCTTGGTCAACATCATCTTGtcgttttttattttcaccTTTGTCTTGCTGCTCCCGCCGCTGTTGATTCTTCTccataaattttgaaaagcaaaagtcCACCATTCTTTCCTTGATGTTTTGTGCATCTTCTTTCTCCTCCCCCtcctcctcttcttcttcttctcctCCATTCAAAGGTACATAATCGACTTTGAAGAACTGACATCGTTGAGCATACTTGTTCTTAACCGTTTGCAAAGCTGTTCGACGTATAcaattttccaattttatAACTTTTCCATGAGTACGTCGAACATGATGGCGAAAGGTATCCATGATTGCATGTACGAATCCTGTTCCGTTTTTTGTGCACGGCACACACTCATATCCATTTAAAAGTACTGGTAGTCCTCTGATGTATGGGTATACATGGGTTTGAGAAGAATGAGTTTGTAAAACATTTGTTGGACTTTTTAACTTTAAAGTCCTTAGTTCTTGAAACCACAAAAGATCTTCGTTTAACTCTAGTTTATGCACAATTTGCATATGTTGCGCAGTGTGAATCACGTTTAACAAGCATTCACATTCTACGCACATCAAAGCATGAATAGACAAAATGGAGAGTCCATAATTAGCCAACTTGTGATTCAAGTCAGTATAATTTGATGATGGGCTGTTGTCCAATTTGGTGTCATTTGTACTTTGCCAAATTAGCCGTGCAGTCCACAAGTCGTCATTTGCACTCGTAGTGAGAGTAGAGAGAGCAGAGAGAGCAGAGAGAGCGGGTAGTTGACGCTCCTTGGAAGAATTGCAAGCCTCCTCACTGGTAGCCTCACTGGCAGCCTCAACGATGATTGGCTTATCCTTTTTCTCGTCCTGAACGAAAGAGCTGGGTTCATAGACGACGATATCATCGTCTTTACAAGTTTCGTCTCTGTATCGACATTCCTTGAAATGTTGAACGATCCTTTCTACATTATCAAATTGAGTTCCACATTGACAAGTAAAGCATCCGGCGATATCTCTAGCAGTTTTTGAAGCGACTTTAGCAATTTCTGAAGCGACGACCATGGCAGTAGAAatgtgaaaaaaaaaaaaaaaaaaaaaaaaaaggatacCAAAGATAAccatattttataattgaCGAGCAGGTTGTGTAGCATTGACAGCGCCAGCAATAACACCACAAATCATAGGAGGAAAAATGGGAAGAATCCAAGCAGGAGATGCGGTTTCAATGGTATATACATGATTGTTGAAAATTGTGAAAAAAGCACTTACACAGTATATAAAAGCTACTGCAAcaaaaatgtaataaaGAATTCGAATCACCCATACCATCCACTCGCCCGTATCAGCATAGGCGTATATGGCAAGCATGTCGATGAAAGTGGATAACGAAAGAAGACAAGTAGCaatgaaaagcttttccAAATGATGGTTCCATGAATCTTTAATAGTTGAAggatatttaataaaacgaAAAAGCATACACGATCCAAAGAGAGTTAATAAAACGATTTGaagaatgtaaacaattttgCCAATTGTATTAAGACCATAGAAACGAAAGGGGAAAGAACCAATGATCAAGCCAACACCACCAGTTGCCATAGTACACGCAAACCAAGACCATGTAAAATGCTTTAATCGTTTACTAAGAGGAACATGAGGAGCTTTAACATTCCAATCAATCAACTCATGATACCTCTGTTTCAAGATTTCCTTGAGTTCACCCATGTTGAATCGAGAGACACAGaggtattaaaaaaaaaaaaaaaaataatggccaagagagaaaatgaagaatgaatataatataatataatataaagagaaaaaatatcaaaaaggaaaagacgGAAAATGGAGAGTGACAATTAATTGCTAGCAATGGATCTGAGAGTCTAATCGGACATGTTAGTTTATTgtgatgaaaaaagaaataatagaGCGTGTAGAAAATGAATGACTGGCTGTTGCTAGTCTTTGTAAATGAGGAAAACTGCCAATACAGAAGTAGGatgaaaaatcaaacaaaaagctTTGTGCAGCAGCAAATAAGCTCTTTTTTTCGTAACaaacaagtaaaaaaacaaaatcaaaaacaaaaatagaataagTAAATAATGATCGACGTAgaaatcaacaaaaaaaatgcatacAAATCCAAATTTTCGAATTTTCGAAGGGCAATTTTctacaaacaaaattgcaACGTTGATTCTCATCACGAATAACTCTGGTACTGCAAggcaaaatcaaatttatacAGCATTCTGCAAAGCAAAAACTTACCAACAGGCTTGGCCAACCCAAAAATTCTGAATGAGCAACTAATTGGAAAAACCAAACTCAAGCCACCCAGTGCATTTATATCtctgaaaattttgttggCAATTTTGCACCGGGCTATGCTATCCTCTACGTTGTACATAGCTATGTCCTGTACGTTAAGATGTTATTTTTCAGACCTGCCTCTAAGTAGTTATCTATCTAAGTATCGGCTAATAACCACCACCTGTTAGACGTTATTCTCGGCACTAAAATGATTATGTAATAACAAACAGATTGAACTGGATTCTCTTGTGtgatcttttcaaaaaaaaaaaaaaaacaatcgATTCTATATTGGGTAATACTGCAAACGTTGTTCCCGACTGTCCGGTGTCGTTGGAAGCACGGAAACTATGGTGTTGCTCCAAAGTGTAGTGGAAATCCCTTTGTGATTATTCGCTGATTTGCCTGCCGTCCCTATTGGATAGAAAAATCCGTAGCGAAAAGGGCGATCATTCAAGTAAGGTTGACTAGGCTACTCAACGTTTTATGGTTGAGACGCACAAATTAGTACACAGCACATGAATCCATTTACCGGAGGCAACTGTCGACAAAAatagttatttaaaaataggGGCAATACCCACTTAAAAGGATATTTACTTCTGatatttggaattttttgatcTACACATACtttataattgaaaatgcttACAGGAACGAAAGAGCAAATTGAGTGTCCGTTGAAAGGAGTATCTTTGTTGAACTCTCCTAGATATAACAAAGACACCGCTTTTACACCTGAGGAAcgtcaaaaatttgagataTCATCGCGTCTTCCCCCATTGTCGAAACTTTGCAACAACAAGTGGATCGCTGTTATGAACAGTACAAAGCAATCGGTGATGAACCTTTACAGAAGAATTTATATCTTTCTCAATTAAGTGTTACCAACCAAACTCTGTTTTATGCACTTATTAGCCAACATTTGATTGAAATGATTCCCATCATCTATACACCTACTGAAGGCGATGCCATCAAGCAATTTTCCGATATATATCGTTATCCCGAGGGTTGCTATTTGGACATTGATCATAGCGACTTGTCTTACATCAAACAACAGCTTTCCGAGTTTGGAAAATCCGATAGCGTTGAATACATTATCATTACCGACTCTGAAGTATTTTGGGTATCGGCGATCAAGGTGTTGGTGGTGTCTTAATTTCAGTTGCCAAGGGACATTTAATGACTTTATGCGCAGGTTTTGACCCTAATCGATTTTTGCCCATCGTTCTCGACGTTGGCACCAACAATGAAACCCATCgtaaaaatcatcaataCATGGGTTTAAGAAAGGACCGTGTTCACGGTGAGCAGTATGACATCTTTTTGGAGAACGTTATTAAAGCCATTCGTGAAGTCTTTCCCGAGGCCTTTATTCACTTTGAGGATTTCGGACTTAAAAATGCCAAAAGGATTTTAGACCACTATCGTCCTAATATTGCCTGTTTTAACGATGATATCCAGGGCACCGGTGCTGTAGCACTGGCCGCCATTATAGGCGCCCTTCATGTTACGAAGTCTCCCTTAACCGAGCAGCGCATCATGATCTTTGGTGCTGGTACTGCTGGTGTTGGTATCGCCAACCAAATTGTCGCTGGTATGGTGACAGATGGCCTTTCATTAGGTAAGGCTAGAGATAATCTTTTCATGATTGATCGATGCGGTTTGCTTCTGGAGAGACATGCTAAGATTGCTACTGATGGACAAAAgccatttttgaagaaggaCTCAGACTTTAAGGAAGTCCCTTCTGGAGACATTGATTTAGAGACTGCTATTTCACTAATCAAACCCACTGTTCTTCTGGGGTGCTCCGGTCAACCTGGAAAATTTACAGAAAAGGCCATTCGTGAAATGAGCAAGCATGTCAAACATCCCATCATCTTCCCAATCTCTAACCCCACCACTCTCATGGAAGCAAAGCCCGTTCAAATTGACGAATGGTCTAATGGTAAAGCTTTGATGGCAACTGGTTCTCCACTTCCTCCTCTCACACGTAATGGTAAAGAATATGTGATTTCTCAATGCAATAATGCTCTTCTTTACCCTGCTCTAGGTGTTGCATGTGTGTTATCCCGTTGCAAATTGTTGAGCGATGGAATGCTGAAAGCAGCTTCCGATGCTTTGGCCACTGTTCCTAGATCTTTGTTTGTCGCCGATGAAGCTCTCTTGCCAGATCTGGACAATGCTCGAGAAATCTCTCGTCACATCGTTTTTGCGGTTTTGAAGCAAGCCATTTCTGAAGGAATGAGCACAGTGGATTTACCCAAAGATGATGCCAAGTTGAAGGAATGGATTATTGAACGAGAATGGAACCCTGAATACAGGAATTTTgtataaagtttttcatttttctgaAGTCTACTGTTTTTTGGTCCGCTTGTATTGAAATGTGAAAGATGAACTTATAATAAGTTGCTCAAAAGAGAATATtcacattttatttaaatactCATACTTGATTATTTAGAAACATTTATGTGCTTGTTTAGATTACTTTCCATAAAAAAGGGTAATATGTATATACATATTGTATTTTAACAGCTTAGCatcatttttatactttctttttctatcaTTTTGAATGGTCTTTCATACCTATGCAAGTCAAAGTTCATTCGTAATTCTAGGGATATACAGCGAGTACAGTAATACTaggatttttattttcagtCTCTCGCTAAGTGTTTACAAAGAAGATTACTACAgcatttttcaattaaacgTAAATATTCTCATAATGCAGCTGAGGTGTCAGGGAACGCTTATTGAATACATTAATTAGGTGCTTTCCAACTGTAACTAACAAAACTCCAGCTAAAATATGTCTAAATCAGACTCATTCCCAATAACTCAATACACTATTATGAATTCACATATACTGCAAACGAGTTGTGCAATGTTAGTAAGGTGACAACTAATTAATATGTGTGTAATGATTTACCGAACAGATATAATACTACCATAATGTTATTCGTGGGTAATTGATTGATTTCTAGAAACTTTATGGTTGCGTAGCGGTCTTCGAGATGAAccttttgaaaagcttGATGAATCAATCTTCGGAAGATTGCTACATAAATAATCAATCaattttgatgatgatgtGCTTAATTGATTAGTACTGCTAAAGATGCGTAATCAAGTACGTTCCAAAATGCTATACGAATAGGGGGGGGCACTTAACGTATGACCGTGACATCTGGAGTTAATGCAGTTAGAGCCCGAGCCGAGGTGGAGCCGCGTTAGCAGCCAACTAACAGGGTGATTGAGGGTCATGTTTATACACGCCCCTGAGAGTTAAAGCATGTCTTACCGAGCTCTAGCAGGTAAGTTTTGGCTTATTATTAATGATTGTTCTCAATCAAAAGCAACAACCTGAGCTTTGTATTCCATTATGATTACAAAGATATAATTCACTGATTTGATCATTCAGCTTACTGACCTTTAGTTTTATCAATTGTCTTATAACcaaagttaaataaaagctTTCTATAGAGTaagggaaaaaaaaggtcCGTAAATcatgttttattaaactgGACCATCCCCGTTGTAAACCAATTTCTCTAgtctaaaattttcaaccAATTGTTTGAATGCTTGGTTTGCAAAtaccaaaaacaaaaatgttttctcttttaataTATACTTCTGATGTATCAATTTGTATGCGAACTTTTAGCATTTTAGATGAACGACAATCTCTTAGGTcctaaaattttattagagATCAGATATAGTTATGTATTCCAATAGTATCTACGTACATCATTTCACAATgtaatattataataattttttttattgtatacgattattataaaatgcCGAAAATCTTAGAAGTCCAATGAGTTGAATAATCAATTCCATAACACATTATTCAAGATATATTCTCATAATTTGAGgttaatctttttaaaggttttttttttttatttttatttatttaaatattaatcGCTTTTAGAGTTTGAAGTATAAGTTTGTAAATATCACTAACTTTTAATGAGCTTAAAACTCGtagtaatgttttttatgttgatcattttaatttgatgttgtaaaaaattggaattaCTGGCAGAAAAACAGTTGacatttataataaaaaaataaaaaaataaatataatgatAAAGATAATTTGAACCCCTGTACAGGAACTTCATATTGTTTGAGTAATAATTGGATGCCTTATCTGCGACCACGATTGCAGCCTCGAAAACCGCCTCTGTAGTCTCTTCTGcaacaaatcaaaaaaggGAAATAAGTAGAATTGTTTTCAATATGGTTATTTATATCAATTGATTATgtgaatgatttttttatcaaagaAAATCTTAATTCCACATCGTGCAAACTCTTGTCTAAGTTAGTGTCCCTCGATGATGAATGCGCACAACATGTATGTACACACATCGTCTATGTAACATTTCCCCTTGCATTAGTTCGTCATCATTTAGATTTGAAGAATGGGATAAACACCTATTACCATAAATA
This portion of the Schizosaccharomyces pombe strain 972h- genome assembly, chromosome: I genome encodes:
- the tlh1 gene encoding RecQ type DNA helicase, whose amino-acid sequence is MVVASEIAKVASKTARDIAGCFTCQCGTQFDNVERIVQHFKECRYRDETCKDDDIVVYEPSSFVQDEKKDKPIIVEAASEATSEEACNSSKERQLPALSALSALSTLTTSANDDLWTARLIWQSTNDTKLDNSPSSNYTDLNHKLANYGLSILSIHALMCVECECLLNVIHTAQHMQIVHKLELNEDLLWFQELRTLKLKSPTNVLQTHSSQTHVYPYIRGLPVLLNGYECVPCTKNGTGFVHAIMDTFRHHVRRTHGKVIKLENCIRRTALQTVKNKYAQRCQFFKVDYVPLNGGEEEEEEEGEEKEDAQNIKERMVDFCFSKFMEKNQQRREQQDKGENKKRQDDVDQATDNNTNTILEDDEKDNDEEEEEEIVNAREKNLLNQQFNWTAIVKKLGENWDQLVRFEYTNGIVTLDTIVNQLIRYYYRGFRHLSGMTMGMRRMFTQGGSYSAQERGLCRLEQKDTVVRYAQSAALYLIFLLRRPSADSGIRRHLEAMCGATVERKEGGSNSSSNISNVANFDSAEDDNDNDNDNDRDSNNNNNNNNTNTDDDDKLAYLELHEALKLAFLQQYDFSKNVQDLEIMEFLACMSLHKDGTSKYAYEISACFAPLIYTCRLVAACELQRLIDEKQIDLLSIPSFQTAGSIAYAHVFCFITLGQRNLYDVLYETQKVVRDIIRTEGYANTLQGLSPSTVLFQPRSNSMYPCIGDAFNNMVRLDLSELTALYEGMFAKVQDLLKELCFDMNVEKLLPISLLRSIGDDINNSKLGYSFFKESIEIRSSHSVLLRTILKNSELCHRFFPSMSKKDLTKLFGGVSDQQRNECDNYSNHYNDNSNDNDNDVFLKLHWSKSAIKKYETKASIFNELLFCLVYISAGQPARAQEMVYWTLRNGKYKTRELYLMFGRLMIYSRYDKTRNMKFAEKPIPRFLSEPLSILALRYYVLVRPLEALMKYVTTADRSKVAVYLDFMFVIAGERLQRDLPYRIFPKATYQCIQKPLGFRNYRHIAHYFKEKNIEEEMTRESYFDLQAGHTRNTALYIYGRTMDNLHYLPSDYFANFFRASYKWQELLQIRDNPTHGLLVETKHPFIKRVDQLEEALNEKLARLVGEQMVEGDKEKDKTNEEKNKDEVKAEMTQPVVNQDSHDLQDQLATTPTAPTAFHYRPGLLQPSQTSVQHCCWALSQYYGLEAKFRSLKQFQSVYFSLLNRMNLITVLPTGGGKSLSFLIPALIEKKRQTPGKVMNMVTLVLVPMMSLRQDMMLRVNEKGLLVCSGNWTAFKDVRLTLETQLPDLFILTYESALTNSGLRFFESLATLGRLARVVIDEAHLLLTSGAWRTALSRASRLSGLYAPLHLLSATFPRQLEMVARQTFCTNFYVLRETSTARENIFYFLHPYDNTEFLLDLRTLMKRTKVFEGDGRAIIFCRTKKDVEYIHRRLHQSDLFAHTHVTIYTGDVSDEERQMNFDAFRNANGKTRIMIATKAFGLGINYMGVRLVVHYGLPASSMDYVQETGRAGRDGKYAIAALFYEKYDSTWSSYVEDSMKNFLNDNTMCVRSFLASEMDGECVCCASFANCVYCSRCSDSLLGEESTVSTMYGVKPTLPETPKPAIATHSRYNASFSSSPPPQPGNSSGMSAMNTNTTSTTPVSLSELSEITLFPSSVSPTWKKSFGNANTNLKYGLEDMSLSHRRGHKRTYDEHLNNVQQGVNHDMNRVHGSVGGMSGIVGIGIGIGDGDGDGDVDSRTIHFAEYKSRVQAVKKQWVDSTDISAQLERFFRVYKDECLSCTLGNPDTEIRAHTGKACPVRLSTCYKCGKADHNLRECKLRIRFQGLCLFCGLTKFEHADSDMAYTSDCRSWARKANLISLVYYAWNNVQYRRTIADKFLQGDVRD